In Pectobacterium actinidiae, the DNA window GACTGGCTATCTTTATGCGCTGGAAAAACACTTTAGCCGACACCAAAAGCATCTCTTATTGCGGTTCGCCAGCAGCAGAGCAGAAGTGCTGAGTGTGCTTGATGAGCTTTCTAGCGGCCTGTGCGATGACATTTTAATTATCGGTGCGCGCTTTCCGCTGAATCTGCCCGATAAGGACGTCATTCTGATCGATTGTATGGAGGCTGATGCCACAAACAGTCTGCAATTTGATCACGCTTTCGCTACGGAAACGGCGTGTAATTACCTTATTCGGCAAGGAAGACGGCAAATTGCGCTGATCAACCCAGCCGCGAGCAGTTCAGCGGAACAGGTGCTTTTAGGGTATAAGCGTGCGCTGGAAAATAACTTCTTGCCGTTTAACCGCAACTTGATTTTTATGGATGCGTCTTCATCGTCATCGGTGGCGCTGCAAGTGCTGCTCAATAACAGCACGACGCTGAATTTCAATGCGCTTCTGGTGGCGGATGAGCTGGAAGCCAAACGTGTTATCACGCAGCTTCAGGCGTTTAATAAATCCGTGCCAAAAGACATCATGGTATTCAGTCTGGCAGGGTCTCTCGATATCCCGGGCATTCCTGCGATACCAGCCATTGAATATTCGATGGATGCGGTGGCGGCCAGAATTGTGTCGTGGCTCAATGAGAAAACACAGGATGTGCTGGGGTCGTATGTTTTGCGGGGGGATTTAATCATCCCAGATATGGCGAACCGGAAATAAACGCTATTCGTGCAGTCTTCAAAAGCCCTTCTGAATCATGTATTCGGAAGGGCTTTTTGCTATTGAGTTTTTGTACTATTGAGTGATTGATCGGCTAGACGGGTTGTCGCTTAATCAGGCTGACAATAAACAGCAGCGATGCGCACAGTACAACAGATGGCCCTGCGGGCGTATTGTAGCCCGCCGAGAACGCTAAACCGCCTGTTACGGCAATCATTCCAACAATAATCGCCATACCCGCCATTTGTTCCGGCGTCCGTGCGAAGCGTCTGGCACTGGCAGCAGGAATAATCAGTAGCGACGTAATGATCAGTGCACCCACAAATTTCATGGCGATACCAATCGTCAATGCGGTGGTCAGCATCAAGAGCAGCTTGGTGCGCTGTAGTTTTATGCCATCAACGTGCGCCAGCTCTGGGCTGATTGTCATAGAAAGGAGTGCGCGCCATTGCCAACACATAATGGCAATAACAACGATCACACCAGCAGCGATGATCCACAGATCCTCTGTCGTGACGGAGAGCAAATCACCAAACAGGTAAGCCATTAAGTCTACGCGCACATTATTCATCAAGCTGACGACAACCAATCCCAGCGACAGGGCGCTGTGTGCCATGATGCCGAGCAACGTATCGACGGCCAGATAGGGGCGTCGCTCCAGCCAGACGAGACCCAATGCCAGAATGAGCGTCACGGCAATAACGGCAGCAAACAGATTGATGTTCAGCAGCAGGCCGAAGGCAACGCCGAGTAAAGATGCATGCGCCAGCGTGTCACCGAAGTAAGACATCCGTCGCCAGACGACGAACGCACCAAGCGGGCCAGCCGCAATCGCCAGCAAAATCCCCGCCAGCCAGCCGGGAAACAGCAGTTCTATCATGCGTCGTTTCCACCTTGTCTTTTCAGAATGATACGTCCCTGTAGATCGTGACGATGATTATGATGATGGCGATAAATTGCCAGTTGTTCTGCGCCGCGGTGACCAAACATGGCTAAAAATTCGGGATGAAGCGAAACCACTTCAGGCGTGCCGGAGCAACAAACATGTTGGTTAAGACAAAGGACTTCATCGGTTTTGGCCATCACCAAATGCAAATCGTGCGATACCATCAGCACGCCGCAGTGGAATTCTTGCCGCAATTGGTTAATGAGGTCATACAGCGCCAGTTGCCCATTGACGTCGACACCCTGTGTCGGCTCATCCAGTACCAATAGTTGGGGCTGGTTAAGCAGCGCGCGTGCCAACAGCACGCGCTGGGTTTCGCCACCGGAGAGCTTTTGCATCGGCTGTTCCAGCAGGTGGGCGGCCTGAACCCGCTTAAGCGCCGGTAAAATATCCTGCTTTTTCACGCCGGGGCGCAGTTGCATAAAACGGTTGACGGTTAAGGGCAGGGTGGTATCCAAATGCAGCTTCTGCGGAACGTAGCCGATACGCAGAGTGGGATCCCGTACCAGCGAACCGGAGGTGGGGGTAAGTAGCCCCAATACCACGCGTACCAGCGTCGATTTCCCTGCGCCATTCGGTCCGAGCAGCGTCAGAATTCTGCCTGCCTGCAAGGTAAGAGAGATATCTGACAGCACCTTTCGGCTGCCAAATGTCACTGAAATAGTATTAAGTGATACCAATGTGGACATATAATTCGGTTTGCATAACCCATGTAACGTTATAATATAACAAACAACACAGCAAAAATCGATGGGATCGACTTTCATGCAGCAATCTATTCAGCAAAAAAAATGGTTAAAAAGTGTGTTTGTTGCCAGCGCACTACTCGCAAGCGGGATGTCAATCAGCGCGGCATCCGCTGCGGTCATTACATCAATTCGTCCTTTAGGATTCATTGCGTCGGCTATTGCCGATGGCGTGACGCCAACGGAGGTGTTGTTACCTGATGGCGCGTCGCCCCACGATTATGCCCTGCGCCCGTCTGATGTCCAGCGTTTACAGTCTGCTGAACTGGTGATTTGGGTTGGGCCGGAAATGGAAGCCTTTCTCGGGAAGCCGCTAGCGAAAGTTTCACCCGCAAAGCAGATTACACTTTCCGCGCTGCCCGCGATTAAATCTGAGCTGGAAAAAGAGGCCGGACACGATCATGAGGAGGGGCATGAACAGGCGCATGATGCCCATGAAGAAGGCCACGATCATAGCCATGCTGCCCATGATGACGACGACGATGGTCACCATCATGGCGAATATAATATGCACATTTGGCTGTCGCCGGAGATGACAAAACAGGCGGCAATTGCCATTCATGCAAAATTATTGGAACTTATGCCTCAGAATAAGGACAAACTAGACGCGAATCTGCTTTATTTCACGGATAAAATCGGGCAAGCAGATGAAAAAATTGTTAAGATGCTAGCGCCTGTGCAGGGTAAAGGCTATTTCGTGTTTCATGATGCCTATGGCTATTTTGAAAAACACTATGGATTAAGCCCCTTGGGTCACTTCACGGTTAACCCTGAAATCCAACCTGGAGCACAGCGTTTACATCAAATACGAACACAGTTGGTTGAGCACAAAGCCGTATGCGTTTTTGCTGAACCACAATTCAGGCCAGCCGTTATTAATGCTGTTGCCAAGGGAACCGACGTGCGCTCGGGTGTGCTCGATCCATTGGGAAGCAATATTGCACTGGGTAGAGATAGTTATGCCGATTTTTTATTGCAGCTATCGAACCAGTATGTGAGCTGTCTGGAGGAAAAATCATGAGGATACGAATAAGTGCAGCAGATAGTCCGAACTATCGCTCTGGCGTATAACAGCTTACCTCGACCCCATCGCGTCATGCTGGGGTCGCTTACCGTTGTCACATTGGCCGTTGCTGTTTGGCGGCCTTTTGTTTATCCCCACGTCGATGATGCCCCTGTCATCGTGAAAGATATCGATCTGGAAACCAGCCAACTGAGAACGTTGACGCCTGAAGCCAGTGAACCGATAGACCAACCCTCGCCAGATGACGAGATTCCACAAGATGAACTGGATGATAAGGTTGCCGATGAAGGCGGCGTACATGAGTACGTGGTCTCTACGGGCGATACCTTAAGCAGCATTTTGACGCAGTACGGCATTGATATTGCGGATGTCACCCAGCTTGCGGAACAGAATAAAGATTTGCGAAACCTGAAAATTGGTCAGCAAATTTCATGGGCTCTGGCAGAAAACGGCGACCTGCAAAGTTTGACCTGGCAGATGTCCCGCCGCGAAACACGCATTTATGAGCGTGTGGGTGCCGATTTCAAAGAGCGTATTGAAACGCTGAAAGGTGAGTGGCGCAACAGTGTCCTGAATGGCCGTGTCAGTGGTAGTTTCGTTAGCAGCGCAAAAAGCGCCGGTTTAACCAGCACGGAAGTGCGTGAAGTCATTAAAGCCCTGCAATGGCAGCTTGATTTTCGTAAATTACGCAAAGACGATACCTTCTCTGTCCTGATGTCCCGTGAAATGCTTGATGGTAAAAGTGAGCAGAGTGAGCTGGTCGGTGTTCGTCTGAATACGGGTGGAAAAGACTATTACGCTATTCGTGCAGAAGACGGTAAATTCTACGATCGTGAAGGTTCTGGCTTGACGCGCGGCTTTATGCGTTTCCCAACCATGAAACAATTCCGTATTTCCTCCAACTTCAATCCACGTCGTCTGAATCCGGTGACAGGGCGCGTCGCACCACATAAAGGTGTCGATTTTGCCATGCCAGTCGGCTCACCGGTTCTGGCCGTCGGTGATGGCGAAGTCGTGATCGCAAAACGCAGCGGTGCCGCGGGGAACTATGTTGCGATCCGCCATGGTCGTCAGTACACCACGCGCTACATGCATATGCATCGCATCCTGGTTAAACCGGGACAGAAAGTGAAACGTGGCGATCGTATCGGGTTGTCTGGTAACACCGGTCGTTCTACCGGCCCGCATCTGCACTATGAATTCTGGATTAACCAGCAGGCGGTAAACCCGTTAACGGCTAAACTGCCGCGTTCTGAAGGGCTGGCGGGTAAAGAGCGTCGTGATTATCTGGCACTGGTGAAGGACGTGGTACCGCAGCTTAAGTTTGATTAATTCGACTGAGCGTATGTTATGCCGGTGGCTTGCTGCCGGCATTTTCATTTATAGAGCATCTTACAGAATATGGGTTCCTGATTTTTTATCATCGAGCAGACGCGTTTTTGCGTAATTGTTGTTGGTGTTGCTAAACGCCGAACGGCAATTATGATTATGTTTATTGATTGATCTGAAGAGTTTAGGCATGGAAAAAGAAAAAAAATCGAACGCTGAATTTGTTCCCCAGTTTCAACGCGCCTTTTTTCATCCGCGCTATTGGGGCGTTTGGTTAGGCGTTGGTGTGATGGCGCTCGCTGCCTATGTTCCCGCGCGATTAAGAAATCCGGTTCTGGGTGGGCTAGGGCGTTTTGTTGGGAGAATATCAAAAGGCGCACGACGCCGAGCCCGTATTAATCTGCTGTATTGCATGCCGGAATTAACGGAAGCAGAGCGCGAAGCTATCATCGATGACATGTTTGCGACGGCTCCTCAGTCGATGATCATGATGGTGGAAGTGGGCATTCGTAATCCGAAGAAAATTGAGAAATATGTTCGCTGGCATGGCGAAGACATTCTGGATCGTATTAAAGCACAAGAAAAGAACGTGATCTTTCTGGTTCCGCATGGTTGGGGGGTTGATATCCCCGCGATGTTGCTGACCTCGCGCGGTCAGCGTATGGCGGCGATGTTCCACAATCAGAAGAATGCGTTGGTGGACTACTGGTGGAATCGGTTACGTCGTCGTTTTGGTGGCCGCATCCATGCGCGTAACGACGGTATTAAACCGTTTATCAGCTCCGTGCGCTCTGGGTGCTGGGGGTATTACCTGCCCGATCAGGATCACGGCGCTGAACACAGCGAGTTCGTTGACTTCTTTGCGACCTATAAAGCAACGCTGCCAGCTGTCGGACGGCTGATGAAAGTGTGCCGTGCTGATATCGTGCCGCTATTCCCGGTGTATAACGCTAAAGACGGCTGCCTGGATGTGTTTATTCGCCCACCGATGGACGATCTGGCGGATGCGGATGATGCATACATTGCACGGCGTATGAATGAAGAAGTAGAAATTCTGGTCAAACCGAATCCTGAGCAGTACACCTGGATTCTGAAGCTGTTGAAAACCCGCAAACCGGGTGAGATTGAACCGTACTGTCGGGATGATTTATATCGCAACTAGTTGATACTGTGTTACTAAGCGCGAGATGAATGGCAGGTAGTAGACTGACAGAAAGAGCGATAAAAAAGCCGGGCGAGAAATCGTCCGGCTTTTTGCTTGTATGACCGTCCACCACTTCAGCAGCAGAGCGGTTATAGCACTGATTATTCCACGCGCAGGATGCGGATCGTGTTGGTGGTGCCCACCGTGCCCATGATATCGCCCTGTGTGACGATGACCAGATCCCCAGACATCAGGAATCCTTTGTCGCGCAGTCGGATCACTGCATCATTGGCAGCGGCAACGCCGTCCGTGTAGCTGTCGAAATGTACGGGGGTGACGCCACGGTACAGCGCGGTCAGGTTCAGCGTATGTTCATGACGAGACATGGCGAAAATCGGCAGACCGGAACTGATACGGGACATCATCAGGGCGGTACGGCCAGATTCCGTCATGGCGATCAGCGCCGTAACCCCTTTCAGGTGGTTAGCGGCATACATGGAAGACATCGCGATGGATTCTTCCGTATTATCAAACTGCACGTCAAGGCGGTGTTTGGAGACGTTGATGCTTGGGATTTTCTCCGCGCCTAAACACACTTTCGCCATCGCCGCGACGGTTTCAGCCGGATACTGGCCCGCAGCGGTTTCTGCTGACAGCATCACGGCATCGGTGCCATCCAACACGGCGTTGGCGACGTCCATCACCTCGGCGCGCGTAGGCATCGGGTTGGTGATCATCGATTCCATCATTTGCGTAGCGGTAATGACCGCACGGTTCAACTGACGGGCGCGACGAATCAATTTCTTCTGAATACCCACCAGCTCCGGATCGCCGATTTCAACGCCCAGATCGCCCCTCGCCACCATCACCACGTCGGAAGCCAGAATAATGTCATCCATGGCAGCATCTGAGCAGACGGCTTCAGCACGTTCAACTTTTGATACGATCTTGGCGTGACAGCCCGCATCACGCGCGAGGCGGCGTGCGTAGTTAAGGTCTTCACCGGTACGAGGGAAAGAAACGGCCAGATAGTCGACGCCAATTTTTGCGGCAGTAATAATGTCGGCTTTATCTTTTTCCGTCAGCGCTTCGGCAGACAGACCGCCGCCGAGTTTGTTGATGCCTTTGTTGTTAGACAGCGGACCGCCAACGGTGACTTCGGTATAAACTTTCAGTCCTTCAACCTGAAGGACTTTCAACTGCACTCGGCCATCATCCAGTAACAGGATATCGCCAGGTACCACATCGCTCGGCAAGCCCTTGTAATCGATCCCGACTTTTTCTTTATCGCCTTCGCCTTTTGCTAAGCTGGCATCCAGCAAGAATTTATCGCCGATATTCAGGAAAATTTTACCTTCCTTGAAGGTAGATACACGAATTTTTGGCCCCTGTAGATCGCCAAGAATGGCAACGTGGCGGCCTAATTTAGCCGCAATTTCACGAACTTTGTTGGCACGTAATAGATGGTCTTCTGCTGTGCCGTGAGAAAAATTCATGCGTACTACGTTCGCGCCCGCACTGATAATCTTTTCGAGATTATTATCACGGTCGGTAGCGGGCCCCAGGGTGGTGACAATTTTGGTTCTTCTGAGCCGTCTGGACATGTATAACTCCATTCACTTGTGAAGCTGTAGTGTTGCGATTAAGCGTCGAATAACGGTGCAAAATGTCACTTTACAACAAAACTATTTCACCTGCGTTATCCGAACATCGTGTTGAGTCTGATTATCATACTGTACAGGTAATCCCCGCCATCTTTCCATGCCTGTAATCTGTGACCCTATCAAGATGAAACAGGTTGATGATACCGCTCATTTTTCATTACCCGTCATACTTCAAGTTGCATGTGCGTTGGCTACGTTCAGTCACCCGAATCACTTACTTGAGTAAGCTCACCGGGATTCCTTCCCTTGCCGCCTTCCTGAAACTCGAATTATTTAGGGTATTAGATATGACTAAAAACAAAGCATAACGTAAAACTTATCTATTATCTGAAGGGGTTAATCAATCGCTCGTCTTTATCAAAGCGTGACTCACGTAGTGCTTCTTTGACCCGTTTCAGGTTATCACGAAATTTTTCCCCGCGACGCAGTGTGAAGCCCGTCGCCAGAACATCGATCAACGTCAACTGAGCGATGCGGGACACCATCGGCATATAGACATCGGTGTCTTCAGGCACATCAAGCCGCAAAGCCAGTGACGCCTCACGCGCCAACGGCGTGCCGTCCGAAGTAATAGCGATAACGGTCGCATCGTTCTCGCGTGCCAGTTGCGCCATTTCGACCAGACTTTTGGTTCTGCCTGTGTGGGAAATCAATACCACGACGTCGCCGTCGCTGGAGTTCATACAGCTCATGCGCTGCATAACGATGTCATCGAAATAAACCACGGGGATATTGAAGCGGAAAAATTTGTTCATCGCATCGTGTGCGACAGCAGCGGAAGCGCCCAGACCAAAGAACGAGATTTTCTTCGCCTGTGTCAGCAAATCCACGGCGCGGTTGACGGCGGTGACATCCAGACTTGATTTCACCTGCTCTAAGCCAGCCATCGCGGATTCAAAAATTTTACTGGTATAGGCATCAACGCTGTCATCTTCTTCAACGTTACGGTTCACATACGGAGTACCGTTTGCCAGACTTTGTGCCAGATGTAGTTTAAAATCGGGAAAACCTTTAGTTTCAAGGCGGCGGCAGAAACGATTAACCGTTGGCTCGCTGACATCGGCCATTTTGGCTAAGGTCGCGATGCTGGAGTGAATGGCCGTCTGCGGAGTGCTCAGGATCACTTCAGCCACTTTTCTTTCTGATTTGCTCAAGAGTTCTAAGTGACTCTGGATTTTTTCCAGCATATTCATACGACAAGAGCCATGTAAGTTTTTTCCAATTTCAACTAAAGGTGCACTGGCATGCATTACGTGAAAAAATGCACGTCGTGAAAATATACTACGACCCTGTAGTGGTTGGCAGAGGGCAACAGGCTAAGTTGGGTCCCTTTTTTGCCAGAACATGACATGTGTCTAACTTTCAGAAAAGTAATCGGCTGTCAGAAACGACGAAAAATTTCGTTTTAGGGCGAATGCATAAGTGGCTTCAGCCACTGCACAGACCGATTTATGCATCGTTTTCAGTCAATACCGGCCAGTATTTAGCATTTTTATGATGGGTTTACTGGCTGTAGTCAAAAAGAGTACATTATCGCTGTAATAAAATTACAGCATCCTGCAACGAGGAGATGAACATGGCGGTAACTTCAACAGCCCAAGCGTGCGATCTGGTTATTTTCGGTGCTAAGGGCGATCTGGCACGCCGTAAATTGCTGCCCTCCCTTTACCAGTTGGAAAAAGCAGGTCACATCCATGCGGACACCAAAATTATCGGGGTGGGCCGTGCGGATTGGGATAAAGCGGAGTATACCCGAGTCGTGCGTGAAGCGCTTGACACCTTTATGAAAGAAGCCATCGACGATAAGTTGTGGGAAACGCTAAGCAGTCGGCTGGATTTTTGCAATCTTGATGTGGAAGACACCAAAGCCTTCAACAAACTGGGCAAGATGCTTGACCAGAAAAACCGTACCACCATCAACTATTTTGCGATGCCGCCCAGTACATTCGGTGCAATCTGCAAGGGGTTGGGAACCGCAGGGCTGAATAAAGAGCCCGCTCGCGTGGTCATGGAAAAACCGCTGGGTACCGATCTGGCGTCTTCTCGCGTCATTAACGATCAGGTCGCGGAATTCTTTAACGAATGTCAGGTTTACCGCATCGACCACTATCTGGGTAAAGAGACCGTTCTGAACCTGTTGGCGCTGCGTTTTGCCAACTCGCTGTTCTCCTCAAACTGGGATCACCGGACGATCGATCATGTGCAGATCACGGTAGCCGAGGAAGTTGGGATTGAAGGGCGCTGGGGCTATTTTGATAAAGCCGGCCAGATGCGCGATATGATCCAGAACCACCTGTTACAGATTCTGACGATGATTGCGATGTCGCCGCCGTCTGATTTGACGACTGACCGAATCCGTGATGAAAAAGTGAAAGTGCTGCGTTCACTGCGTCGTATCGACCGTTCCAACGTGCATGAAACGACGGTACGCGGCCAATATACTTCTGGTTTTGTTCAGGGACATAAAGTGCCGGGCTATCTGGAAGAAGAGGGGGCGAATAAAAGCAGCAGCACGGAAACCTTCGTCTCTATTCGTGTGGATATTGATGACTGGCGCTGGTCTGGCGTGCCGTTCTACCTGCGTACAGGTAAACGTCTGCCGACCAAATGTTCAGAAGTCGTCGTGTACTTTAAGAACCCTGCATTGAACCTGTTCCATGACTCTTACCAGCAGTTGCCGCAGAACAAGCTGATCATTCGCTTGCAGCCGGATGAAGGTGTGGAAATTCAGATTCTGAATAAAATTCCGGGATTAGAGCACAAGCACCGTCTGCAAACGGTGAAACTGGATCTGAGCTTCTCAGAAACCTTTAATCAGCAGCATTTAGCGGATGCTTACGAGCGTCTGCTGTTGGAAACCATGCGCGGAATTCAGGCGCTGTTTGTCCGTCGTGATGAAGTTGAAGAAGCCTGGAAATGGGTGGATTCCATCATGGATGCGTGGGCGATGGACAACGATGCACCGAAGCCTTATCAGGCTGGAAGTTGGGGACCGGTGGCATCTGTGGCGATGATTACCCGCGATGGCCGTTCCTGGAATGAGTTTGAGTAATTCTTTAATAATGCGTCAGTAATTAAGATGCTGAGAACGTTCGGCATCACACAGTTTTTAATGTATGGCTCACGGTGCGGTCGGACATCTGCGGTGACGCAGATCCCTGTGGCAGGGGCGCGCTATATAATTAATGATGCCTTCGGGCATGACTGGAGATAACTTTTGATGAAAAACTGGAAAACGAGCGCGGAACAGATTTTGACAACGGGTCCCGTTGTTCCTGTGATTGTGGTCAACAAACTGGAACACGCGGTGCCGATGGCAAAAGCGTTAGTCGCGGGCGGCGTTCGCGTTCTGGAACTGACATTGCGTACCGACTGCGCCATTGACGCGATTCGTGCGATTGCGAAAGAAGTACCGGAAGCCATCGTGGGTGCGGGCACGGTAACAAATCCTGAGCAACTGGCTGCGGTCGTTGAAGCCGGTGCGCAGTTTGCCATCAGCCCTGGCCTGACCGAGCCTCTACTGAAAGCGGCGACGGAAGGCAACATCCCGTTGATCCCGGGTATCAGCACCGTGTCTGAACTGATGCTGGGTATGGATTACGGCCTGCGTGAGTTCAAGTTCTTCCCGGCGGAAGCTAACGGCGGCGTGAAAGCGCTCCAGGCGATCGCAGGTCCGTTTGCTCAAATTCGTTTCTGCCCAACCGGTGGCATTACGCCGAATAACTACCGCGACTATCTGGCGCTGAAAAGCGTGCTGTGCGTAGGTGGTTCCTGGCTGGTGCC includes these proteins:
- a CDS encoding LacI family DNA-binding transcriptional regulator — protein: MSTINDVSRLAGVSKATVSRVLSGSRGVKEASRLAVLKAVDELKYRPNVIAQSLLSQSTGCIGVICAQDNINQTTGYLYALEKHFSRHQKHLLLRFASSRAEVLSVLDELSSGLCDDILIIGARFPLNLPDKDVILIDCMEADATNSLQFDHAFATETACNYLIRQGRRQIALINPAASSSAEQVLLGYKRALENNFLPFNRNLIFMDASSSSSVALQVLLNNSTTLNFNALLVADELEAKRVITQLQAFNKSVPKDIMVFSLAGSLDIPGIPAIPAIEYSMDAVAARIVSWLNEKTQDVLGSYVLRGDLIIPDMANRK
- the znuB gene encoding zinc ABC transporter permease subunit ZnuB: MIELLFPGWLAGILLAIAAGPLGAFVVWRRMSYFGDTLAHASLLGVAFGLLLNINLFAAVIAVTLILALGLVWLERRPYLAVDTLLGIMAHSALSLGLVVVSLMNNVRVDLMAYLFGDLLSVTTEDLWIIAAGVIVVIAIMCWQWRALLSMTISPELAHVDGIKLQRTKLLLMLTTALTIGIAMKFVGALIITSLLIIPAASARRFARTPEQMAGMAIIVGMIAVTGGLAFSAGYNTPAGPSVVLCASLLFIVSLIKRQPV
- the znuC gene encoding zinc ABC transporter ATP-binding protein ZnuC; translation: MSTLVSLNTISVTFGSRKVLSDISLTLQAGRILTLLGPNGAGKSTLVRVVLGLLTPTSGSLVRDPTLRIGYVPQKLHLDTTLPLTVNRFMQLRPGVKKQDILPALKRVQAAHLLEQPMQKLSGGETQRVLLARALLNQPQLLVLDEPTQGVDVNGQLALYDLINQLRQEFHCGVLMVSHDLHLVMAKTDEVLCLNQHVCCSGTPEVVSLHPEFLAMFGHRGAEQLAIYRHHHNHRHDLQGRIILKRQGGNDA
- the znuA gene encoding zinc ABC transporter substrate-binding protein ZnuA, translated to MQQSIQQKKWLKSVFVASALLASGMSISAASAAVITSIRPLGFIASAIADGVTPTEVLLPDGASPHDYALRPSDVQRLQSAELVIWVGPEMEAFLGKPLAKVSPAKQITLSALPAIKSELEKEAGHDHEEGHEQAHDAHEEGHDHSHAAHDDDDDGHHHGEYNMHIWLSPEMTKQAAIAIHAKLLELMPQNKDKLDANLLYFTDKIGQADEKIVKMLAPVQGKGYFVFHDAYGYFEKHYGLSPLGHFTVNPEIQPGAQRLHQIRTQLVEHKAVCVFAEPQFRPAVINAVAKGTDVRSGVLDPLGSNIALGRDSYADFLLQLSNQYVSCLEEKS
- the mepM gene encoding murein DD-endopeptidase MepM, giving the protein MQQIVRTIALAYNSLPRPHRVMLGSLTVVTLAVAVWRPFVYPHVDDAPVIVKDIDLETSQLRTLTPEASEPIDQPSPDDEIPQDELDDKVADEGGVHEYVVSTGDTLSSILTQYGIDIADVTQLAEQNKDLRNLKIGQQISWALAENGDLQSLTWQMSRRETRIYERVGADFKERIETLKGEWRNSVLNGRVSGSFVSSAKSAGLTSTEVREVIKALQWQLDFRKLRKDDTFSVLMSREMLDGKSEQSELVGVRLNTGGKDYYAIRAEDGKFYDREGSGLTRGFMRFPTMKQFRISSNFNPRRLNPVTGRVAPHKGVDFAMPVGSPVLAVGDGEVVIAKRSGAAGNYVAIRHGRQYTTRYMHMHRILVKPGQKVKRGDRIGLSGNTGRSTGPHLHYEFWINQQAVNPLTAKLPRSEGLAGKERRDYLALVKDVVPQLKFD
- the lpxM gene encoding lauroyl-Kdo(2)-lipid IV(A) myristoyltransferase (LpxM is lauroyl-Kdo(2)-lipid IV(A) myristoyltransferase, an enzyme characterized in Escherichia coli and involved in biosynthesis of the form of lipid A found in that species and some closely related species.), with product MEKEKKSNAEFVPQFQRAFFHPRYWGVWLGVGVMALAAYVPARLRNPVLGGLGRFVGRISKGARRRARINLLYCMPELTEAEREAIIDDMFATAPQSMIMMVEVGIRNPKKIEKYVRWHGEDILDRIKAQEKNVIFLVPHGWGVDIPAMLLTSRGQRMAAMFHNQKNALVDYWWNRLRRRFGGRIHARNDGIKPFISSVRSGCWGYYLPDQDHGAEHSEFVDFFATYKATLPAVGRLMKVCRADIVPLFPVYNAKDGCLDVFIRPPMDDLADADDAYIARRMNEEVEILVKPNPEQYTWILKLLKTRKPGEIEPYCRDDLYRN
- the pyk gene encoding pyruvate kinase, with product MSRRLRRTKIVTTLGPATDRDNNLEKIISAGANVVRMNFSHGTAEDHLLRANKVREIAAKLGRHVAILGDLQGPKIRVSTFKEGKIFLNIGDKFLLDASLAKGEGDKEKVGIDYKGLPSDVVPGDILLLDDGRVQLKVLQVEGLKVYTEVTVGGPLSNNKGINKLGGGLSAEALTEKDKADIITAAKIGVDYLAVSFPRTGEDLNYARRLARDAGCHAKIVSKVERAEAVCSDAAMDDIILASDVVMVARGDLGVEIGDPELVGIQKKLIRRARQLNRAVITATQMMESMITNPMPTRAEVMDVANAVLDGTDAVMLSAETAAGQYPAETVAAMAKVCLGAEKIPSINVSKHRLDVQFDNTEESIAMSSMYAANHLKGVTALIAMTESGRTALMMSRISSGLPIFAMSRHEHTLNLTALYRGVTPVHFDSYTDGVAAANDAVIRLRDKGFLMSGDLVIVTQGDIMGTVGTTNTIRILRVE
- a CDS encoding MurR/RpiR family transcriptional regulator; this translates as MNMLEKIQSHLELLSKSERKVAEVILSTPQTAIHSSIATLAKMADVSEPTVNRFCRRLETKGFPDFKLHLAQSLANGTPYVNRNVEEDDSVDAYTSKIFESAMAGLEQVKSSLDVTAVNRAVDLLTQAKKISFFGLGASAAVAHDAMNKFFRFNIPVVYFDDIVMQRMSCMNSSDGDVVVLISHTGRTKSLVEMAQLARENDATVIAITSDGTPLAREASLALRLDVPEDTDVYMPMVSRIAQLTLIDVLATGFTLRRGEKFRDNLKRVKEALRESRFDKDERLINPFR
- the zwf gene encoding glucose-6-phosphate dehydrogenase, with protein sequence MAVTSTAQACDLVIFGAKGDLARRKLLPSLYQLEKAGHIHADTKIIGVGRADWDKAEYTRVVREALDTFMKEAIDDKLWETLSSRLDFCNLDVEDTKAFNKLGKMLDQKNRTTINYFAMPPSTFGAICKGLGTAGLNKEPARVVMEKPLGTDLASSRVINDQVAEFFNECQVYRIDHYLGKETVLNLLALRFANSLFSSNWDHRTIDHVQITVAEEVGIEGRWGYFDKAGQMRDMIQNHLLQILTMIAMSPPSDLTTDRIRDEKVKVLRSLRRIDRSNVHETTVRGQYTSGFVQGHKVPGYLEEEGANKSSSTETFVSIRVDIDDWRWSGVPFYLRTGKRLPTKCSEVVVYFKNPALNLFHDSYQQLPQNKLIIRLQPDEGVEIQILNKIPGLEHKHRLQTVKLDLSFSETFNQQHLADAYERLLLETMRGIQALFVRRDEVEEAWKWVDSIMDAWAMDNDAPKPYQAGSWGPVASVAMITRDGRSWNEFE
- a CDS encoding bifunctional 4-hydroxy-2-oxoglutarate aldolase/2-dehydro-3-deoxy-phosphogluconate aldolase — encoded protein: MKNWKTSAEQILTTGPVVPVIVVNKLEHAVPMAKALVAGGVRVLELTLRTDCAIDAIRAIAKEVPEAIVGAGTVTNPEQLAAVVEAGAQFAISPGLTEPLLKAATEGNIPLIPGISTVSELMLGMDYGLREFKFFPAEANGGVKALQAIAGPFAQIRFCPTGGITPNNYRDYLALKSVLCVGGSWLVPNDALESGDYARITELAREAVAGAKA